Proteins found in one Xenopus laevis strain J_2021 chromosome 1L, Xenopus_laevis_v10.1, whole genome shotgun sequence genomic segment:
- the zmat5.L gene encoding zinc finger, matrin-type 5 L homeolog yields MGRRYFCDYCDRSFQDNLHNRKKHLNGVQHQRSKKAWFDTFRDASEVLAEEQTKKLCRRFIQCGQCDFGPGCRFSHLTVEELEALKGQVEAERRAREMQRRQLPPCNVERWLEERAKKKKACSNNDSVSQPPTYQLPPGWPPLCELPPSLHPPSEWDEPPGQEWG; encoded by the exons ATGGGGAGGCGATATTTCTGCGACTACTGCGATCGCTCTTTTCAGGACAATTTACACAACCGCAAGAAGCACCTGAATGGCGTGCAGCACCAGCGGAGCAAAAAGGCCTGGTTTGATACGTTCAGAG ATGCTTCGGAGGTCCTTGCAGAAGAACAAACCAAGAAACTTTGCAGGAGATTTATACAGTGTG GTCAGTGTGACTTTGGCCCTGGCTGCCGCTTTTCCCATCTGACAGTAGAGGAACTGGAAGCTCTGAAGGGTCAAGTAGAAG CAGAAAGAAGGGCAAGAGAGATGCAGAGAAGACAACTGCCCCCTTGCAATGTAGAGAGATGGCTTGAAGAGAGAGCCAAGAAGAAGAAAGCGTGCAGTAACAA tGATTCTGTTTCTCAACCACCCACCTACCAATTGCCACCTGGCTGGCCACCTCTGTGTGAGCTGCCTCCTTCACTCCACCCCCCCTCAGAATGGGATGAACCACCTGGCCAGGAATGGGGCTGA